In Triticum urartu cultivar G1812 chromosome 6, Tu2.1, whole genome shotgun sequence, the following proteins share a genomic window:
- the LOC125517038 gene encoding putative ripening-related protein 6 has protein sequence MASSTKVVVIFGILVLLQVSCTASEVRDLPAVMSVNGFENGEEGGPASCDGQYHNDDLFLVSMASKWYGTGLRCGKMISIKRLIGTSVQAMVVDDCGDGCGDNEISTSAAVWKALGIDTSAGEVPVLWSDV, from the coding sequence ATGGCGAGCTCTACCAAGGTAGTGGTGATCTTTGGCATTCTTGTTTTACTGCAGGTGTCATGCACCGCCAGTGAGGTCCGCGACCTCCCGGCGGTGATGTCGGTAAACGGCTTCGAGAACGGAGAGGAGGGCGGGCCAGCGAGCTGCGACGGCCAGTACCACAACGACGACCTCTTCCTCGTGTCGATGGCTTCAAAGTGGTACGGGACTGGCCTCCGGTGCGGAAAGATGATCAGCATCAAGAGATTGATCGGGACCTCCGTGCAGGCCATGGTCGTGGACGATTGCGGGGACGGCTGCGGAGATAACGAGATCAGTACATCGGCCGCTGTGTGGAAGGCCTTGGGGATCGACACCAGTGCCGGCGAGGTTCCCGTCCTCTGGTCGGACGTCTAA